One window of Trichomycterus rosablanca isolate fTriRos1 chromosome 2, fTriRos1.hap1, whole genome shotgun sequence genomic DNA carries:
- the mpst gene encoding 3-mercaptopyruvate sulfurtransferase, translating into MAGQVKALVGAKWLAEAIRSNRVGPSLRILDASWYLPTLNRNAAEEFRQKHIPGASFFDIDECSDSSSRFDHMLPGEEQFSQYVGNLGVGSDTHVVVYDCSDFGSFAAPRVWWMFRFFGHSSVSVLSGGLKHWLHEGQPVTDQYHKPEPVQFKAQINERSKWVKTYEDVLQNIKQPKYQLVDARVQGRFRGLEPEPRPETEPGHIPGSINMPFPNFMDPTGQERPVEELKQMFGDAGVDLQKPLWVTCGSGVTACHIALAAHLCGHPGVCLYDGSWSEWFAKAAPELVISEGKGKQQ; encoded by the exons ATGGCGGGTCAGGTTAAAGCGCTGGTCGGTGCGAAGTGGTTGGCGGAGGCGATCCGGAGTAATCGGGTCGGACCGAGTCTGAGGATCCTGGACGCGTCGTGGTACTTACCGACACTGAACCGTAACGCCGCTGAGGAGTTCCGACAGAAGCACATCCCCGGAGCCTCGTTCTTCGATATAGACGAGTGCAGCGACTCCTCGTCCCGGTTCGATCACATGCTGCCCGGGGAGGAGCAGTTCTCCCAGTACGTGGGGAATCTGGGCGTCGGGAGCGACACTCATGTGGTGGTGTACGACTGCAGCGACTTCGGATCGTTCGCAGCACCGCGGGTCTGGTGGATGTTCAGGTTCTTTGGTCACAGCTCGGTGTCGGTGCTGAGCGGGGGGTTAAAGCACTGGCTGCATGAGGGTCAGCCGGTCACCGACCAGTACCACAAACCAGAACCGGTCCAGTTCAAAGCCCAGATCAATGAGAGATCAAAGTGGGTGAAGACTTATGAGGACGTGCTGCAGAACATCAAACAGCCCAAATATCAACTGGTGGACGCTCGAGTACAGGGCCGCTTTAGGGGACTGGAACCGGAACCCCGTCCAG AAACAGAACCAGGTCACATCCCTGGCAGCATCAACATGCCCTTCCCAAACTTTATGGATCCCACCGGACAGGAGAGGCCCGTCGAGGAGCTCAAGCAGATGTTCGGGGATGCTGGGGTCGACCTGCAGAAGCCTCTCTGGGTGACCTGCGGCTCGGGGGTAACAGCGTGTCACATCGCGCTCGCCGCCCACCTGTGTGGACACCCGGGCGTGTGCCTTTACGATGGTTCGTGGTCCGAGTGGTTTGCCAAGGCAGCGCCAGAGCTCGTCATCTCTGAAGGGAAAGGCAAACAGCAGTGA